A window of Corallococcus macrosporus DSM 14697 contains these coding sequences:
- a CDS encoding TIGR02266 family protein has product MAAWVEGIGEVLTSAQSLQLVVALRPEEAGIELKVEAPGYPRSAVERLAEDAKRSGGTFVELWRLPKAERDAFRATTFVGGTTYRGDERSAAARALQQHLATLPVSNERPTAPAAGGAPAAPQADAQPPSDAGPAAAPPAQTPAPPVANQPHQVPVRPADGPQRRGRRFAVKLEMEFRTELDFVREHALNISNGGLFVRTAHRPLPDSVVTVDVKLPNGERLQGDAVVVHVVDDPYTGGVGLAFLNDDATFAQTLDGYLASLAGGAG; this is encoded by the coding sequence GTGGCGGCCTGGGTGGAAGGGATTGGCGAGGTGCTCACCTCCGCGCAGTCACTCCAGCTCGTGGTGGCCTTGCGCCCCGAGGAGGCAGGCATTGAATTGAAGGTGGAGGCGCCGGGCTATCCGCGCTCCGCGGTGGAGCGGCTCGCCGAGGACGCCAAGCGCAGCGGCGGCACGTTCGTGGAGCTGTGGCGGCTTCCCAAGGCGGAGCGGGACGCCTTCCGCGCGACGACCTTCGTGGGTGGCACCACCTACCGGGGAGACGAGCGCTCCGCCGCGGCGCGCGCGCTCCAGCAACACCTGGCCACGCTGCCCGTGAGCAACGAGCGCCCCACCGCGCCCGCCGCCGGAGGGGCTCCCGCCGCGCCTCAAGCCGACGCGCAGCCGCCGTCGGACGCCGGCCCGGCCGCGGCGCCACCCGCTCAGACGCCTGCTCCCCCGGTCGCCAACCAGCCCCACCAGGTGCCCGTCCGCCCGGCGGATGGGCCGCAGCGTCGCGGTCGACGTTTCGCCGTGAAGCTGGAAATGGAGTTCCGAACCGAGTTGGACTTCGTCCGTGAGCACGCCCTCAACATCTCCAACGGCGGCCTCTTCGTGCGCACCGCGCACCGGCCCCTGCCCGACAGCGTCGTCACCGTGGACGTGAAGCTGCCCAACGGCGAGCGCCTTCAAGGAGACGCGGTGGTGGTCCACGTGGTGGACGACCCGTACACGGGCGGCGTGGGGCTGGCGTTCCTCAACGACGACGCCACCTTCGCCCAGACGCTGGACGGCTATCTGGCGAGCCTGGCGGGCGGCGCGGGCTGA